From the Manihot esculenta cultivar AM560-2 chromosome 3, M.esculenta_v8, whole genome shotgun sequence genome, one window contains:
- the LOC110612160 gene encoding IAA-amino acid hydrolase ILR1-like 4 has translation MGLFKRWILCFLAFKFFVPKPVSSSPEALAQIPVDFLDLSKKPEIADYMIGIRRKIHENPELGFEEFQTSKLIRDELDHLGIHYKHPVAITGVVGYVGTGGPPFVAIRADMDALPLEEAVEWEHKSKVPGKMHACGHDAHVAMLLGAAKMLQEHRHELQGTVVLIFQPAEEGQGGAKRMLDAGVLKDVDAIFGIHVSTLYPIGTVASRAGPIMAASGFFDAVISGKGGHAAIPQHSIDPILAASNVIVSLQHLVSREADPLDSQVVTIAKFQGGGAFNVIPDSVTIGGTFRAFSKESFIKLKQRIEEVITKQASVQRCNATVIFNTDERPFYPVTVNNEELHDFFVNVASDMLGAQNIKEMQPVMGTEDFSFFAEAIPGYFFYVGMKNESQGPLALGHSPHYKLNEEALPYGAALHASLATSYLLKNQLEAKLLKGNLHDEL, from the exons ATGGGTCTCTTCAAACGTTGGATTCTATGCTTTCTAGCTTTCAAGTTCTTTGTCCCAAAGCCTGTCTCCTCAAGCCCTGAAGCACTTGCTCAAATTCCTGTCGATTTCCTTGACCTCTCAAAAAAACCTGAGATTGCAGATTATATGATCGGTATTAGGAGGAAAATCCACGAGAACCCagaacttggttttgaagaattTCAGACCAGTAAGCTTATTAGAGACGAGCTTGACCATTTAGGCATCCATTATAAGCACCCAGTTGCTATTACCGGTGTTGTTGGCTATGTTGGGACCGGTGGGCCTCCTTTCGTTGCCATAAGGGCTGATATGGATGCTCTACCCTTGGAG GAGGCAGTGGAATGGGAGCACAAGAGTAAAGTTCCTGGTAAAATGCATGCTTGTGGACACGATGCCCATGTTGCAATGCTTCTTGGTGCTGCTAAGATGCTTCAAGAGCATCGCCATGAGTTACAG GGTACAGTTGTTCTTATTTTCCAACCAGCTGAGGAAGGCCAAGGGGGAGCCAAGAGAATGCTGGATGCCGGAGTCCTCAAGGATGTCGATGCCATCTTTGGAATACATGTTTCTACTCTGTACCCTATTGGTACAGTTGCATCCAGAGCTGGTCCCATAATGGCAGCAAGCGGTTTCTTTGATGCAGTGATAAGTGGAAAGGGGGGACATGCTGCCATTCCCCAGCATTCAATAGATCCTATTTTAGCAGCTTCCAATGTGATCGTTAGTTTGCAACACCTGGTTTCACGTGAAGCTGATCCGTTGGATTCACAG GTAGTAACAATTGCAAAATTCCAAGGCGGTGGTGCATTCAATGTCATTCCTGATTCTGTTACTATTGGTGGAACATTTAGGGCATTTTCCAAAGAGAGCTTTATTAAACTTAAACAACGAATTGAAGAG GTTATCACAAAACAGGCTAGTGTTCAAAGGTGTAATGCCACTGTCATTTTTAACACAGATGAGAGACCCTTTTACCCAGTGACAGTAAATAATGAAGAGTTGCATGACTTCTTTGTAAATGTTGCATCGGACATGCTGGGTGCCCAGAACATCAAAGAAATGCAACCAGTGATGGGAACAGAAGACTTCTCCTTTTTCGCGGAGGCAATTCCTGGATATTTCTTCTATGTTGGTATGAAGAATGAATCTCAAGGACCACTTGCGCTGGGTCATTCACCTCATTATAAACTGAATGAAGAGGCACTTCCTTACGGGGCAGCACTGCATGCATCTTTAGCAACAAGTTACCTTCTGAAAAATCAATTGGAAGCCAAATTATTGAAGGGAAATTTGCATGATGAGTTATAA
- the LOC122723196 gene encoding 40S ribosomal protein S30 produces MGKVHGSLARAGKVRGQTPKVAKQDKKKRPRGRAYKRMQYNRRFVTAVVGFGKKRGPNSSEK; encoded by the exons ATGG GTAAGGTTCACGGATCTCTGGCTCGTGCTGGTAAGGTGAGAGGCCAAACTCCTAAAGTCGCAAAGCAGGACAAAAAGAAGAGGCCACGCGGCCGCGCCTACAAGAGGATGCAATACAACCGCCGCTTTGTCACCGCAG TTGTGGGATTCGGCAAGAAGAGAGGGCCCAACTCATCTGAGAAGTAA